From a single Methanobrevibacter sp. genomic region:
- a CDS encoding pyridoxamine 5'-phosphate oxidase family protein, translating into MFRKMRRSKQELPEEECIEMLTNEPRGFLALLGDEDYPYVIPMSHVYVDGKIYFHGAQKGHKNDAVKKYSKCSYCVMDNGVRKDGEWWYTFKSVIVFGKIRTLTDRDEKIDKLTYLGDKFFPTHEETVDEINRLLDKTEVFEITVEHMTGKTVVEK; encoded by the coding sequence ATGTTTAGAAAAATGAGAAGATCAAAACAGGAGCTTCCGGAAGAGGAATGCATTGAAATGCTCACCAATGAACCTCGGGGATTTTTAGCTCTTCTGGGTGACGAGGACTATCCTTATGTCATTCCGATGAGCCATGTATATGTTGACGGTAAAATCTATTTCCACGGGGCTCAAAAGGGCCACAAGAATGATGCTGTTAAAAAATATTCAAAATGTTCCTACTGTGTAATGGACAACGGCGTCAGGAAAGACGGTGAGTGGTGGTACACATTCAAAAGTGTAATAGTCTTTGGAAAAATCAGAACCCTGACTGACAGGGATGAAAAGATTGACAAGCTAACTTATTTGGGCGATAAGTTTTTCCCGACCCATGAGGAAACTGTCGATGAAATCAACAGACTTCTGGACAAAACTGAAGTTTTTGAAATCACAGTTGAACATATGACAGGCAAGACTGTTGTCGAAAAATGA
- a CDS encoding MFS transporter, with the protein MKFDLETIVIAVSFITSFFAVFLSNGIIIGVPAIAQEFAMNNVIQNWVPTIFFLVVAVFTVPAGQISGKFGVKKTLLAGVILYLLASIGACLSFSTETFLIFRILQGAGVAFLNVSAMAMVVQAVKPQNRGKALGFTVTGVYLATSLSPVICGFLVQNLGWRSMFYFVIPFLVLCIILMVLKIDGEWKTYEKDKIDKIGSILYGIGILAFIYGFTTLTTTNGLLITVVGVILLIIFAAYELRQKSPVFNMHLFKNKKFTSSNIAALCSYIAVMVITTILNYHFQYVRGWNAQMSGMILIITPIIMAIMAPNAGKLSDKIHPQKLAAIGMGIATIAMVILTFLTKDTPLYLVVIAMILQGFGMGLFSSPNMNAIMSSVPPKEAPTASASQATMRTIGQTMSLGLLTLVFAWVMGSLELAPQYASMIVQASQTICLICTIACVLAVFASLVGIRSNDKFNTER; encoded by the coding sequence ATGAAATTTGATTTAGAAACAATAGTAATAGCAGTATCATTTATTACATCATTTTTTGCAGTATTCCTGTCAAATGGTATAATCATCGGTGTTCCTGCTATTGCACAGGAATTTGCAATGAACAACGTTATTCAGAACTGGGTACCGACAATATTCTTCCTTGTGGTGGCTGTCTTTACGGTTCCTGCAGGACAGATTTCAGGAAAATTCGGAGTTAAAAAGACACTGCTTGCAGGAGTAATCTTATATCTTTTAGCATCTATCGGAGCATGCCTTTCATTTTCAACAGAAACATTCTTAATATTCAGGATACTTCAGGGAGCCGGAGTTGCATTTCTAAACGTGTCTGCAATGGCAATGGTGGTTCAGGCTGTCAAACCTCAGAACAGAGGAAAAGCACTTGGATTTACAGTTACAGGAGTTTATCTTGCAACATCACTTTCACCGGTAATCTGCGGATTTTTAGTCCAGAATCTCGGATGGAGATCAATGTTTTACTTTGTGATTCCATTTTTAGTACTGTGTATAATACTTATGGTGCTTAAAATTGATGGTGAATGGAAAACATATGAAAAAGATAAAATCGACAAGATAGGTTCAATATTATATGGAATAGGTATTTTGGCGTTCATATACGGATTTACCACATTAACAACTACAAACGGACTGCTGATAACCGTTGTCGGAGTGATACTGTTAATAATATTCGCAGCATATGAACTGAGACAAAAATCACCTGTATTCAATATGCACCTGTTTAAAAACAAAAAGTTCACATCATCAAATATTGCGGCTCTATGCAGCTATATCGCAGTAATGGTGATTACAACAATACTGAATTATCATTTCCAGTATGTGCGAGGATGGAATGCTCAGATGTCCGGAATGATTTTAATCATCACCCCAATCATTATGGCAATTATGGCACCTAATGCAGGTAAGCTATCCGACAAGATACATCCTCAAAAGCTGGCGGCTATCGGAATGGGAATAGCTACAATCGCAATGGTGATATTGACATTCCTAACCAAGGACACACCATTATATCTTGTTGTGATTGCCATGATTCTTCAGGGTTTCGGAATGGGTCTTTTCTCAAGTCCGAACATGAATGCGATTATGAGTTCCGTTCCTCCAAAAGAGGCTCCTACAGCATCAGCTTCACAGGCAACAATGAGAACAATAGGCCAGACCATGAGTTTAGGTCTTTTGACTTTAGTATTCGCTTGGGTGATGGGCAGTTTGGAATTAGCTCCTCAGTATGCTTCAATGATTGTGCAGGCTTCACAGACAATCTGTCTGATTTGTACAATAGCATGTGTTCTTGCGGTATTCGCATCACTTGTTGGAATAAGATCAAATGACAAATTCAATACAGAAAGATGA
- a CDS encoding IspD/TarI family cytidylyltransferase has protein sequence MNIPIILAGGVGSRVGADRPKQFIEILGKPVLVYTIEAFQNHPEIDAIEVVCIESHIDYLKGLVDEYGLDKVKWITPGGKDFQHSVINGVYNLKGKISDDDIVMVHYGASPFVSPDIISDAIRVCELKGNSSPAISSPLLLGSNDGDKSLNWIDRDQVMIHNCPQCFKFSYVTQMFDEAIEKDLIDKVEPHTTTLMYLMGREIYLSKSNQINIKITTKEDLELFKGFVLAKNLNEDD, from the coding sequence ATGAACATACCTATTATACTGGCTGGAGGAGTAGGCTCAAGGGTAGGTGCTGATAGACCAAAGCAATTCATTGAAATATTGGGAAAGCCTGTTCTTGTATACACCATTGAAGCTTTTCAAAATCACCCCGAAATAGATGCCATTGAAGTAGTGTGTATAGAAAGTCACATTGACTACTTGAAGGGATTAGTTGACGAATACGGATTGGATAAGGTCAAATGGATTACTCCGGGTGGAAAGGATTTCCAGCATTCAGTTATTAATGGAGTTTATAACTTAAAAGGCAAAATATCTGACGATGATATTGTAATGGTTCATTATGGTGCCTCACCGTTTGTTTCTCCAGACATTATTTCCGATGCAATCAGAGTTTGTGAATTGAAGGGAAATTCTTCACCGGCAATTTCATCTCCCCTGCTTTTGGGAAGCAATGACGGTGATAAGTCACTAAACTGGATTGACAGGGATCAGGTCATGATACACAACTGCCCTCAGTGTTTCAAATTTTCATATGTAACCCAGATGTTTGATGAAGCTATTGAAAAAGACCTAATCGATAAAGTGGAACCTCATACTACCACATTGATGTATCTGATGGGTAGGGAAATATATTTGTCCAAAAGCAATCAGATTAATATTAAAATCACAACAAAAGAGGATTTGGAGCTATTTAAAGGCTTTGTCTTAGCTAAAAATTTGAATGAGGATGATTAA
- a CDS encoding PLP-dependent cysteine synthase family protein → MSLGNLIGNTPMIKVDYKYGDKNGSIYTKLEYYNYSGSIKDRIALYIIETERKNGNLKEGQSIVEVTSGNTGISFSAIGAHYGHDVHIFMPDWVSLERRKLIEMYGAHVHLVSREEGGFKRALELAEEFANETGAYRPLQFDNVLNVEAQYKTTGQEIIDAVPDVNAFVSGIGTGGTLMGIGKRLKDNNPDSKIFALEPSTLSILKMGMEEGSHLIEGIGDDFIPGIVDEDAIDDIILIHDCDAINMSKRIAKEFGLGIGISSGANFLASVIMDSDDFKIATVFPDDNKKYITTKLSEEIDDDSELISNKIELLGFEVI, encoded by the coding sequence ATGAGTTTGGGAAATTTAATTGGTAATACACCAATGATCAAGGTCGATTATAAATATGGAGACAAAAACGGCAGCATATACACTAAGCTGGAATATTATAATTATTCAGGCAGTATAAAAGACAGAATAGCATTATACATAATAGAAACAGAACGTAAAAATGGAAACTTAAAGGAAGGCCAGAGCATTGTTGAAGTTACAAGCGGAAATACAGGAATCTCCTTCAGTGCAATAGGTGCCCATTACGGACATGACGTTCATATTTTCATGCCGGACTGGGTGTCTTTAGAGAGAAGAAAACTTATTGAAATGTATGGTGCACATGTCCATTTGGTCTCCAGGGAGGAAGGCGGATTCAAAAGAGCTCTTGAGCTTGCCGAAGAATTTGCCAACGAAACCGGAGCATACAGACCTCTCCAATTTGATAATGTATTAAATGTTGAAGCCCAATATAAAACAACAGGTCAGGAAATAATCGATGCAGTTCCGGATGTCAATGCCTTTGTATCAGGCATTGGAACAGGGGGAACTTTAATGGGAATAGGTAAAAGATTAAAGGACAATAATCCTGATTCTAAAATTTTTGCATTGGAGCCGTCAACACTATCAATTCTTAAAATGGGAATGGAAGAAGGAAGCCACCTTATTGAAGGAATAGGTGATGACTTTATTCCTGGAATTGTAGATGAAGATGCAATAGATGATATTATTTTGATTCACGATTGCGATGCAATAAACATGTCCAAAAGAATTGCAAAGGAATTCGGTTTGGGAATAGGTATTTCAAGCGGTGCAAATTTCCTGGCCAGTGTAATTATGGACAGTGACGATTTTAAAATTGCAACCGTATTTCCTGATGACAACAAGAAATATATCACTACAAAGCTGTCAGAAGAAATTGATGATGATTCTGAATTAATTTCCAATAAAATCGAGCTATTAGGTTTTGAAG
- a CDS encoding MarR family winged helix-turn-helix transcriptional regulator, whose translation MDEEYHQAIRDNSPFIAWIHNISLNQQKYMKTKFSKLDLGHDVRYIMYIYDNPNCSQDDLVNMFGQSKGNIAKILRKLEDKGFIERQTNPENRRKYMLNTTDKGHELVPKFRKISKEWEMEVGITDEDIELKKRIKEIALNGMKLIEEG comes from the coding sequence ATGGATGAAGAATACCACCAGGCAATCAGGGACAATTCGCCTTTCATTGCATGGATTCACAATATTTCGCTTAATCAGCAAAAATATATGAAAACAAAATTCAGTAAACTCGATTTAGGTCATGACGTTAGATATATAATGTACATATATGACAATCCCAACTGCTCCCAGGATGATTTGGTGAACATGTTCGGGCAAAGCAAAGGAAATATCGCAAAGATATTGAGAAAGCTTGAAGATAAAGGATTCATCGAAAGACAGACAAATCCTGAAAACAGACGAAAATACATGCTGAACACAACCGACAAAGGACATGAACTAGTACCCAAATTCAGAAAGATATCCAAGGAATGGGAAATGGAAGTTGGCATAACAGACGAGGATATTGAACTTAAAAAAAGAATAAAGGAAATAGCGCTTAATGGAATGAAACTTATCGAAGAGGGATAA
- a CDS encoding Ig-like domain-containing protein, whose protein sequence is MNKNKLLFAGLIIIIALMMVGASSAFSLFGKQQTKLNITSSDTIYQGDEFKINLTNDKGEAIANATVNVLITNDDGLNETKNITTNESGIANLTVDKDAGKYVFNCTYAGDDDFEPSNATQNLTVMYEEVSSDDSDSNYDPGAFYSAQEGRVIYTGEVHDGPDGNRYRHLGYNEWQMV, encoded by the coding sequence TTGAACAAAAACAAATTGCTATTTGCTGGCCTGATAATAATCATTGCTCTTATGATGGTCGGAGCATCATCCGCATTTTCATTATTCGGTAAACAGCAGACAAAATTGAATATTACAAGCAGCGACACAATCTATCAGGGTGATGAATTCAAAATCAATCTCACCAACGACAAGGGGGAAGCTATTGCTAATGCCACAGTTAATGTATTGATTACCAATGATGACGGATTGAATGAAACAAAAAATATTACTACCAATGAAAGCGGTATTGCAAATTTAACTGTTGACAAGGACGCCGGCAAGTATGTTTTCAACTGCACTTATGCAGGAGATGACGATTTCGAGCCATCTAATGCAACTCAAAACCTAACAGTAATGTATGAAGAGGTTTCTTCTGATGATTCAGATTCAAATTATGATCCAGGTGCATTCTACAGTGCTCAGGAAGGAAGAGTAATATATACTGGTGAAGTTCACGATGGTCCTGATGGCAACAGGTATAGACATTTGGGATATAACGAATGGCAAATGGTATGA
- a CDS encoding NAD(P)/FAD-dependent oxidoreductase — protein sequence MDYDVIYIGSGNAAWQGGRFLRKAGLKILIIEESLYGGACANRGCNSKALLDAPYEIKALADNFEGVGKAGNFEVDWPSLMKFKRKRIANMAPFLDGKFEEYDLDVAHGKGVIIDEHTVQVGEKQFTTDKIVIATGLKPVIPDIKGKEYLHDSTDYLDIDELPEHAIIIGAGFVGMEFASILAEAGHSADVIIRGNMALKYFHQPYVEKVIEILKEKNIRFHFNQTVNEVISKVEIENPTEKVLNVTSAQNSDEFLRDPEAKINNRAYENGFTVKCDSGLTLTGDYVVAAMGRTANVEDIGLENVGLTYTSKGVKVNGHLQTEVPNIYASGDVADTGIPKLVTVAIHHSKYLAKELLGEADEITYPVVPAVAFTIPRIATVGVPAYVAEKSDEYDVHQIRYGNSYSLELKNDTTAEAKVIVDKDLQIVGAEIYAADAENVANMFAFIINKKITLEELDYMIYAFPSSSSVCLYKLHNIHYDL from the coding sequence ATGGATTACGATGTAATTTATATTGGAAGCGGAAATGCCGCTTGGCAGGGTGGCCGATTTTTAAGAAAAGCCGGCCTTAAAATACTGATAATCGAAGAGAGCCTATATGGCGGAGCATGTGCAAACAGAGGATGCAACTCAAAGGCACTTCTCGACGCACCATATGAAATAAAGGCTCTTGCGGATAATTTCGAAGGCGTCGGAAAGGCAGGAAACTTTGAAGTGGACTGGCCGAGCCTGATGAAATTCAAGCGTAAAAGAATAGCCAACATGGCACCATTTCTGGACGGAAAATTCGAGGAATATGACCTTGATGTTGCCCACGGAAAAGGAGTAATCATAGACGAACACACCGTACAGGTCGGCGAAAAGCAATTCACAACAGACAAGATTGTAATAGCCACAGGCCTTAAACCTGTAATTCCTGATATTAAAGGTAAGGAATATCTCCATGACAGTACAGATTATCTCGACATCGATGAGCTTCCTGAACATGCCATAATCATAGGTGCAGGATTTGTAGGTATGGAATTCGCATCAATACTTGCTGAAGCAGGCCACAGCGCAGATGTAATCATTAGAGGCAATATGGCGCTCAAATACTTCCACCAGCCTTATGTCGAAAAGGTAATTGAGATTTTAAAAGAGAAAAACATTCGTTTCCATTTTAACCAAACAGTAAATGAAGTAATCAGCAAAGTTGAAATAGAAAACCCGACTGAAAAGGTACTGAACGTCACAAGCGCACAGAATTCAGATGAATTTTTAAGGGACCCTGAAGCAAAAATCAACAACAGAGCATATGAAAACGGGTTTACAGTAAAATGTGACAGCGGACTGACCCTGACAGGAGACTATGTCGTTGCAGCCATGGGAAGAACAGCAAACGTTGAAGACATAGGTCTTGAAAATGTCGGCCTTACATACACAAGCAAGGGAGTCAAGGTAAACGGACATCTCCAGACGGAAGTTCCTAATATCTACGCTTCAGGAGATGTTGCAGATACAGGAATCCCAAAGCTGGTGACAGTTGCAATACATCACTCAAAATACCTTGCAAAAGAATTGCTGGGTGAAGCGGATGAAATAACATATCCTGTTGTTCCTGCAGTAGCATTTACAATACCAAGAATAGCTACAGTGGGAGTTCCTGCATATGTTGCCGAGAAAAGCGATGAATATGACGTTCACCAGATCAGATACGGTAATTCATATTCACTTGAGCTTAAAAACGATACAACTGCTGAAGCAAAGGTAATTGTTGATAAGGACCTTCAGATTGTTGGTGCAGAGATATATGCTGCAGATGCGGAAAACGTTGCAAACATGTTTGCATTCATAATCAACAAGAAAATAACCCTTGAAGAGCTTGACTACATGATTTATGCGTTCCCTTCAAGCAGTTCAGTATGTCTTTATAAGCTTCACAACATTCACTATGACTTGTAG
- a CDS encoding NTP transferase domain-containing protein codes for MEKNAIIMAAGKSNRFAPFTYEKPKGLFIVRGEILIERQIEQLIEAGVNEIYIVIGYMKEKFFYLEYKYPQVKLLINNTYGHFGNIYSLYVSRQYLKNSFICCADHYFLENPFLDDNKDNRSYRACTYLDDDFLEFSVDYSDADVITGCYIGGKDSMAMVGHAYFNEDFSKRFSRFMENEIKNFGVANMFWEEFYATHIKDLTLYLKEFEKDDILEFEDIDDLRQFDSDFLLNVDSEIIENICTVFKCNPNEIKNIEIIKAGLTNASFKFSLHDVEYVYRHPGGTADNLIDRRTEVYTQNMAKEYGLDKSLIYIDPSGWKVSYFIQNIIPCTILENEMHLQQVIDALHKTHEIPLSEEAKIFDNVAESKRLIGLACATKGNLFKEFEELFAKIDQVDEYVKAEREKYGIELVVSHHDVYEPNFISTAEGDFYLIDWEYSGINDPANDICSIFTRYEYGEEVREYLLKAYYGRELTELEHRHAMGQSILNALYWISWGLFKGSVGEEDGFFFLTSYRYIVDNIDEVIESYKEL; via the coding sequence TTGGAGAAAAATGCAATAATTATGGCTGCGGGAAAGTCAAACAGATTTGCTCCATTTACATATGAAAAACCAAAAGGACTTTTCATTGTAAGGGGAGAAATTTTAATCGAACGTCAAATTGAGCAACTTATTGAAGCCGGAGTAAATGAAATTTATATTGTAATCGGCTACATGAAAGAGAAGTTTTTCTATTTGGAGTATAAATATCCTCAGGTAAAACTGCTCATTAACAATACTTATGGCCATTTTGGTAATATCTATTCATTATATGTTTCACGCCAATACCTGAAAAATTCTTTTATTTGCTGCGCTGACCATTACTTCCTGGAAAATCCTTTCCTTGATGATAATAAAGATAACCGATCTTATAGGGCTTGTACATATTTGGATGATGATTTTCTAGAATTTTCTGTTGATTATTCAGATGCCGACGTCATAACCGGATGTTACATTGGAGGAAAGGACAGCATGGCAATGGTAGGTCATGCCTATTTTAATGAAGATTTCTCAAAAAGATTTAGCCGTTTCATGGAAAATGAAATCAAAAACTTCGGTGTTGCAAACATGTTTTGGGAAGAATTCTATGCAACCCACATTAAGGACTTGACCCTGTATTTGAAGGAATTCGAAAAAGATGATATTCTTGAATTCGAAGACATTGACGATTTAAGACAGTTCGATTCCGATTTCTTATTGAATGTTGATTCCGAAATTATTGAAAACATTTGCACTGTTTTCAAATGCAATCCTAATGAAATAAAAAACATTGAAATCATCAAGGCGGGATTGACAAATGCCTCTTTCAAATTCTCTCTTCATGATGTTGAATATGTATACAGGCATCCTGGCGGAACTGCAGACAATCTGATAGACAGACGTACTGAAGTATATACTCAAAATATGGCTAAAGAATACGGATTGGACAAATCATTAATTTATATTGACCCTTCAGGATGGAAAGTTTCATATTTCATCCAGAACATTATTCCTTGTACAATTTTGGAAAACGAAATGCATCTGCAGCAGGTTATTGATGCTCTCCATAAGACACATGAAATACCGTTGTCAGAAGAGGCAAAGATTTTTGATAATGTTGCAGAATCCAAAAGATTGATAGGCCTTGCCTGTGCAACAAAAGGAAATCTGTTTAAGGAATTTGAGGAACTCTTCGCCAAGATTGACCAGGTTGATGAATATGTCAAAGCTGAAAGGGAGAAGTATGGAATAGAGCTTGTAGTTAGCCATCATGACGTTTATGAACCGAATTTCATTTCCACTGCTGAAGGTGATTTCTACCTGATTGACTGGGAATATTCAGGCATAAATGACCCTGCAAATGACATCTGCAGTATTTTTACCAGATATGAATATGGCGAGGAGGTCAGGGAATATCTGTTAAAGGCATATTACGGACGTGAATTAACCGAATTGGAACACAGACATGCAATGGGCCAATCCATCTTAAATGCATTATATTGGATCAGTTGGGGTCTGTTTAAAGGTAGTGTAGGTGAAGAGGATGGTTTCTTCTTTTTGACATCATACAGATATATTGTTGACAATATTGATGAAGTAATTGAAAGTTATAAGGAGCTATAA
- a CDS encoding LicD family protein — protein sequence MGLKKRIEEIILRRSNSYNFYKDYYEKHHDVSTENLHPQVAKLQKEFNRYKKRNDEYINSANFLFNKIFIDYELNKPNPLLDNIQKLCVELMTFIANINKKYDLEWWLEAGNLLGAVRHGYFVPWDDDTDIGMMRKDYIKLCSVIEKEVELHGLNDIIQILYRPLKFEGMEIGKFLQLYVRHEVSTGKTPRLAGVDVFPYDFLNDYNKDSFGDEYYESKRRYYRNIGNNVDYETTLKRLYEDLNLNMDKAQYVVPGVEGAFGKNNIYKLMVLDYDTVFPLKELPYGEKVFPAPNDPHTYLKSVYGDYLSVPKAVHRHPRIEQLRYATDALEVFEEMKRRLREVNDNFQF from the coding sequence GTGGGACTCAAAAAAAGAATTGAAGAAATAATATTAAGAAGAAGTAACAGCTATAATTTTTATAAAGATTATTATGAAAAGCATCATGATGTTTCTACCGAAAATCTGCATCCTCAAGTTGCCAAATTACAGAAGGAGTTCAACAGATATAAAAAAAGGAATGACGAATATATTAATTCCGCCAATTTTCTGTTCAATAAGATATTTATTGACTATGAATTGAACAAACCAAATCCGTTATTGGATAATATTCAAAAGTTATGTGTAGAACTGATGACTTTCATAGCTAATATCAACAAGAAATACGATTTGGAATGGTGGCTTGAAGCTGGAAATCTTTTAGGTGCTGTAAGGCACGGTTATTTTGTTCCTTGGGATGATGACACTGACATTGGAATGATGAGGAAAGACTATATCAAATTATGTTCTGTTATTGAAAAGGAAGTTGAACTTCATGGACTTAATGACATTATTCAAATATTATACAGACCTCTCAAATTTGAGGGAATGGAAATTGGAAAATTTTTGCAGCTTTATGTAAGGCATGAAGTCAGCACTGGAAAAACTCCGAGGCTAGCAGGAGTGGATGTCTTCCCTTATGATTTTCTAAATGACTACAACAAGGATTCATTTGGCGATGAATATTATGAATCCAAAAGAAGATATTATCGCAACATAGGAAACAATGTAGACTATGAAACTACTTTGAAAAGATTATATGAAGATTTAAATCTCAATATGGATAAGGCACAGTATGTTGTTCCTGGCGTTGAAGGAGCATTCGGAAAGAATAACATTTACAAGTTGATGGTTTTAGATTATGATACAGTATTTCCTTTAAAAGAATTGCCTTATGGTGAAAAAGTATTCCCTGCTCCAAATGATCCGCACACTTATTTGAAATCTGTATATGGGGATTATTTAAGTGTTCCAAAGGCAGTTCACAGACATCCAAGAATAGAACAACTCAGATATGCTACAGATGCATTGGAAGTATTTGAAGAGATGAAAAGAAGACTCAGGGAAGTTAATGATAACTTTCAATTCTAA
- a CDS encoding YgjV family protein has product MSLALNIVIGNAISLVAGIFLILSMVVNDEKSAYKHQFLNAFVLMISSVFFMSWTGVTTLALAASRNLMVYYDRLTLRWTIFFIIASVVLGLAVNTMGFVGLLPILAIIQITICNYALKNIKWIKLSFIVNEMFYIVYFLIIWDFASFGIESVTAIIGAVSFIKLVMDERSKNVKISGG; this is encoded by the coding sequence ATGAGTCTGGCTTTAAATATTGTAATAGGTAATGCAATTTCTCTTGTTGCAGGCATATTTCTGATTTTAAGTATGGTAGTCAACGATGAAAAAAGTGCATATAAGCATCAGTTTCTAAATGCCTTTGTTTTGATGATTTCATCTGTTTTTTTCATGTCATGGACAGGGGTAACTACCCTGGCGCTGGCTGCAAGCAGAAACCTGATGGTGTATTATGACAGGCTGACATTAAGATGGACCATATTTTTCATTATTGCTTCAGTAGTTTTGGGTCTTGCGGTAAACACCATGGGATTTGTAGGCCTACTGCCGATTCTCGCCATTATACAGATTACCATATGCAACTACGCCCTGAAAAATATCAAATGGATCAAGCTGAGTTTCATCGTAAATGAAATGTTTTATATAGTGTACTTCTTGATAATCTGGGATTTCGCATCATTCGGTATAGAAAGCGTAACAGCTATAATAGGTGCTGTTTCTTTCATTAAGCTGGTAATGGATGAAAGGTCAAAAAATGTTAAAATAAGTGGTGGTTAA
- a CDS encoding EFR1 family ferrodoxin (N-terminal region resembles flavodoxins. C-terminal ferrodoxin region binds two 4Fe-4S clusters.) → MYNFYQIILYIFILLKKLVKYLTIFKIKKWLNANIKTNYLFLITSYGSDGDQNALRPTIKLLEKKGLNVNYTNSVLMVDNFLPMFDMKQEKEIKNDDDIDEQIQSIKEDIEMKKDFKLSKKMFTDVPFIEKVLESTMTRKFHIIVGDDCINCRICTRVCPRGNISLDEEKPVIGDNCEFYLGCVHHCKNNVLTINDEKNSAERFINPHIKVSKIIKSNNILKKE, encoded by the coding sequence TTGTATAATTTTTATCAGATTATATTATACATATTTATTTTATTAAAAAAATTAGTTAAGTATTTAACTATTTTTAAAATTAAAAAATGGCTAAATGCCAATATCAAAACGAATTATCTCTTTTTAATCACATCCTATGGATCTGACGGGGATCAGAACGCATTGAGACCGACCATAAAGCTGCTGGAAAAGAAAGGTTTGAATGTAAATTACACCAATTCTGTTCTTATGGTTGACAATTTCCTGCCTATGTTTGACATGAAACAGGAAAAGGAAATCAAAAATGACGATGACATTGACGAGCAGATTCAGTCAATCAAAGAAGATATAGAAATGAAAAAGGATTTCAAACTATCCAAAAAGATGTTCACTGATGTTCCTTTCATAGAAAAGGTTCTGGAATCCACAATGACTCGTAAATTTCATATCATTGTTGGTGATGACTGCATCAATTGCAGGATATGCACAAGGGTATGCCCTAGAGGAAACATTTCACTGGATGAGGAAAAACCAGTAATAGGAGATAACTGTGAATTCTACCTTGGATGCGTACATCACTGTAAAAACAATGTCCTTACAATAAATGATGAAAAAAACAGTGCTGAAAGATTCATCAATCCTCATATAAAGGTTTCAAAAATAATAAAAAGCAATAATATATTAAAAAAAGAATAG
- the ung gene encoding uracil-DNA glycosylase, with protein MIGNDWDLVLKEEFNKDYFLKIMNFVDEEYGSKVIYPPYDDIFNAFKFTPLKNVKVVILGQDPYHEEGQAHGLAFSTPEGRPIPRSLKNIFKEISAEYDYPVPDSGCLESWAKQGVFLLNTVLTVEQGNANSHSDCGWQIFTDKVIEILNNQEQPIVFMLWGKQAEKKKELLTNPNHLVLVTSHPSPFSARRGFLGCNHFTKANEFLADNSLDEIDWNLSCETKLM; from the coding sequence ATGATTGGAAACGATTGGGATTTAGTTTTAAAAGAGGAATTTAACAAGGATTATTTTTTAAAAATCATGAATTTTGTTGATGAGGAATATGGCTCTAAAGTAATATATCCTCCATATGATGACATATTCAATGCATTCAAGTTTACACCGCTCAAAAATGTTAAGGTGGTTATTTTAGGCCAGGACCCATATCATGAAGAGGGTCAGGCACATGGTCTTGCATTTTCAACACCAGAGGGCAGGCCGATTCCAAGATCCCTTAAAAACATTTTTAAGGAAATCAGTGCTGAGTATGATTATCCAGTTCCGGATTCAGGATGTCTTGAAAGCTGGGCAAAACAGGGAGTATTTCTGCTGAATACAGTTTTGACTGTAGAGCAGGGCAATGCCAATTCACACAGCGATTGTGGCTGGCAGATTTTCACAGATAAAGTCATTGAAATCTTAAACAATCAGGAGCAGCCTATTGTTTTCATGCTGTGGGGAAAGCAGGCTGAAAAGAAAAAGGAATTGCTCACAAATCCCAACCATCTTGTTTTGGTCACTTCTCACCCTTCGCCGTTCTCGGCAAGACGTGGCTTTTTGGGATGCAATCACTTCACAAAGGCCAATGAATTTCTAGCCGATAACTCTTTGGATGAAATTGACTGGAACTTGAGCTGTGAGACTAAGTTAATGTAG